One stretch of Prunus persica cultivar Lovell chromosome G1, Prunus_persica_NCBIv2, whole genome shotgun sequence DNA includes these proteins:
- the LOC18788621 gene encoding ribosomal RNA processing protein 1 homolog — MQASQNLEIQNQSTNMEAETATEEGLSLIKQLASCNKSGRDRALRVLLKTWLPTQLNLHDDHMKKLWKGLFYCVWHADKVPVQTQLIDRLSSLVLSLHLPLSIHYFSAFLLTMRREWSGIDALRLDKFYLLIRRFMASFFALMRNNLWDLELVKRLMGVLEEVTFFADDKFLGNGVNYHIASVFLEELRPYLPLKAEVLEVVLVSFISVSAKVPDKVLLGKIRSNMFDALLGAGKRLLEVKKLGEDVGSGDEVMVFGSIALTMGFSSKFYELGSSPECCQGNRKVLFGLHEEFLKLEKELESSGIEISIPDVVYNDDEVVPTLVPLAGEEMEVGNSEPSEVVMVNGSAEKLLKKCKNREKDTGAADTKAEKKKKKKKKNKKENGILDSDSEKSSTDRENENVVANGESSDNQQATDENAVKLDDNVISNLQMQFEKIAAEAGLDGDVPSACDLPTASDKGPVSKKRKRVKKAVEEDVEGGTNAKSGEKSAKKVKFSMKSNLVWKPQSPLPPQDLRVPPSATPRGSALKKGVPPGPIREMPLPTKKVKMVRVVTAKKARKAIKRIKKLKSRPT, encoded by the coding sequence ATGCAGGCGTCTCAGAATCTGGAAATACAGAATCAAAGCACAAACATGGAGGCCGAGACAGCAACAGAAGAAGGCTTGTCACTGATAAAGCAACTCGCTTCATGCAACAAGAGCGGCCGAGACAGAGCACTCAGGGTCCTCCTCAAGACATGGCTGCCAACCCAACTCAATCTCCATGACGACCACATGAAGAAGCTCTGGAAAGGCCTCTTCTACTGCGTATGGCACGCAGACAAGGTCCCGGTTCAGACTCAGCTCATCGATCGACTTTCCTCTTTGGTCCTCAGCCTCCATCTCCCTCTTTCCATCCATTACTTCTCGGCCTTTTTGCTCACTATGCGCCGCGAGTGGTCCGGCATCGATGCCTTGAGGTTAGACAAGTTCTACCTTTTGATTCGCAGATTTATGGCTAGTTTCTTTGCTTTGATGAGAAATAATTTGTGGGATTTGGAGCTTGTGAAACGTTTGATGGGTGTGTTGGAAGAGGTGACTTTTTTCGCTGACGATAAGTTTCTAGGTAATGGTGTTAATTACCACATTGcctctgtttttcttgaaGAGCTTAGGCCGTATCTTCCGCTTAAGGCTGAAGTTCTTGAGGTTGTTTTAGTGAGTTTTATTAGTGTTTCGGCTAAAGTTCCTGATAAAGTCCTGTTGGGGAAGATTAGGAGTAATATGTTTGATGCTTTGCTGGGGGCGGGGAAGAGGCTTTTGGAGGTTAAGAAATTGGGGGAGGATGTGGGTTCGGGTGATGAAGTTATGGTCTTTGGGTCAATTGCGTTGACGATGGGGTTTTCGAGCAAGTTTTATGAGTTGGGCTCTTCACCTGAGTGCTGTCAGGGGAATAGGAAGGTGTTATTTGGCCTGCACGAGGAGTTTCTAAAGTTGGAAAAAGAGTTGGAATCTTCTGGGATTGAGATTTCTATTCCTGATGTTGTTTACAATGATGATGAGGTAGTGCCGACTTTGGTTCCTCTTGCAGGTGAGGAGATGGAAGTTGGAAACTCAGAACCTAGTGAGGTTGTCATGGTCAATGGCTCTGCTGAAAAGCTCTTGAAGAAGTGTAAGAATCGTGAAAAGGACACTGGTGCTGCTGATACAAAggcagagaagaaaaagaagaagaaaaagaagaataagaaggaGAATGGGATTTTGGATTCTGACTCTGAAAAGAGCTCTACAGATAGGGAGAATGAGAACGTAGTTGCAAATGGTGAGAGTTCAGATAATCAACAGGCTACTGATGAAAATGCTGTTAAACTTGATGATAATGTGATATCAAACCTCCAGATGCAGTTTGAGAAGATTGCTGCTGAAGCAGGCTTGGATGGTGATGTTCCAAGTGCCTGTGATTTGCCTACAGCTTCAGATAAGGGCCCTGTCTctaagaagagaaagagagtgaaGAAAGctgttgaagaagatgttgAGGGTGGCACCAATGCAAAGAGTGGGGAGAAGAGTGCAAAGAAGGTAAAGTTTTCCATGAAAAGTAATTTGGTGTGGAAGCCCCAAAGCCCTTTACCTCCGCAAGATTTAAGAGTGCCTCCTTCTGCTACGCCTAGAGGAAGTGCACTTAAGAAAGGAGTACCTCCAGGTCCCATTAGGGAAATGCCTCTCCCTACTAAAAAGGTGAAAATGGTAAGAGTTGTTACTGCCAAGAAGGCACGGAAGGCTATCAAACGCATAAAGAAGCTAAAATCTCGCCCTACTTAG
- the LOC18791318 gene encoding transmembrane protein 230 yields the protein MAYVDHAFSITDEDMMMEDSYTVNNKPPIKEIALAFALLITGTLGIVIGGLMAYNHVGGDKAHGLFFAILGAILFLPGFYYTRIAYYAYKGYKGFSFSNIPPV from the exons ATGGCGTATGTGGATCACGCGTTTTCGATAACAGACGAAGACATGATGATGGAGGACTCTTACACAGTCAACAACAAGCCTCCCATCAAAGAGATCGCTCTCGCCTTCGCTCTCCTCATCACCGGCACTCTCGGCATTGTCATCGGCGGCCTCATGGCCTACAACCATGTCGGCGGCGACAAAGCTCACG GCTTGTTCTTTGCGATACTTGGGGCGATCTTGTTCCTTCCGGGGTTCTATTACACGCGGATTGCTTACTATGCTTATAAAGGTTACAAGGGCTTCTCTTTCTCCAACATTCCACCTGTTTAG
- the LOC18792321 gene encoding probable xyloglucan endotransglucosylase/hydrolase protein 23: MTKIFLVLVLLQTLFNILVVASAGNLNQDFDLTWGDGRAQILDNGQLLTLSLDKTSGSGFRSKNQYLFGKIDMQIKLVPGNSAGTVTAYYLSSLGSTHDEIDFEFLGNLSGDPYILHTNVFTQGKGNREQQFYLWFDPTKDFHTYSILWNPQSIIFSVDGTPIRQFKNLESKGIPFPKNQAMSIYSSLWNADDWATRGGLVKADWSKAPFTASYRNFNAQACTWSSGSSRCSSSSSSGSSSWLSQSLDATGQERIKWVQKNYMIYNYCRDTKRFPQGFPAECSLA, from the exons ATGACTAAGATATTCTTGGTTCTAGTACTTCTGCAAACTTTGTTCAACATTTTGGTTGTGGCTTCGGCTGGTAACCTCAACCAAGATTTTGACTTAACATGGGGTGACGGTCGAGCGCAAATACTCGACAACGGGCAGCTTCTTACGCTGTCCCTGGACAAGACTTCGGGGTCGGGTTTCCGGTCCAAGAATCAGTACTTGTTTGGGAAAATTGATATGCAGATCAAGCTTGTGCCTGGTAACTCCGCTGGTACTGTTACGGCTTACTAT CTGTCCTCGTTGGGTTCTACTCATGATGAGATAGATTTTGAGTTTCTAGGCAACCTAAGCGGAGATCCTTATATTCTGCACACAAATGTTTTCACACAAGGGAAGGGTAATAGGGAGCAACAATTCTATCTTTGGTTTGATCCCACCAAAGACTTCCACACCTACTCCATCTTGTGGAACCCTCAAAGCATCAT ATTCTCTGTGGATGGGACACCCATTAGACAGTTCAAGAATTTAGAATCGAAGGGAATTCCTTTCCCAAAGAACCAAGCCATGTCAATATACTCAAGCCTGTGGAATGCAGATGATTGGGCCACACGTGGAGGGCTTGTGAAGGCAGATTGGAGCAAAGCCCCATTTACAGCCTCATACAGAAACTTCAACGCCCAAGCTTGCACTTGGTCTTCAGGCTCTTCCCGTTGTTCTTCTTCCAGTTCCTCAGGCTCCTCCAGCTGGTTGAGTCAGTCACTGGATGCAACTGGCCAAGAAAGAATTAAATGGGTTCAGAAGAACTACATGATTTACAACTATTGCAGAGATACCAAGCGCTTCCCACAAGGGTTTCCAGCTGAGTGCTCATTGGCATGA